The proteins below come from a single Methanolobus chelungpuianus genomic window:
- the casB gene encoding type I-E CRISPR-associated protein Cse2/CasB has translation MEKFTELHQRFWETMDNGQRTEIRRASNPEDLECLPAFYHLIRYHNPGEIRQLARVAFLLPFAEKHSENTKPLGRQLSDAKISEKRIFQIVRSSSPNDLIQLRRAVQQAKLSSIDWDVFGKSLFYWGEKSKKQLVQSFFVYMKEEE, from the coding sequence ATGGAAAAGTTTACTGAACTTCATCAACGTTTCTGGGAAACGATGGATAATGGGCAACGTACCGAAATAAGGCGTGCTTCAAATCCTGAAGACTTGGAATGTTTGCCAGCATTTTACCATCTTATAAGATATCACAATCCAGGAGAAATAAGACAGCTGGCACGCGTAGCTTTCCTTTTGCCATTTGCTGAAAAGCATAGTGAAAATACCAAGCCTTTAGGCAGGCAACTCAGTGATGCAAAAATAAGTGAAAAGCGGATTTTTCAGATTGTACGTTCGAGTTCACCAAATGATTTGATCCAATTACGTCGTGCTGTTCAACAAGCTAAGTTAAGCAGCATCGATTGGGATGTATTTGGTAAAAGCCTGTTCTATTGGGGAGAAAAATCAAAAAAACAACTGGTTCAAAGTTTCTTTGTTTATATGAAAGAAGAGGAATAA
- the cas7e gene encoding type I-E CRISPR-associated protein Cas7/Cse4/CasC: MDEKNYVNYHILISHSPSNLNRDDMNMQKTAVFGGVKRTRISSQSLKRAMRHSDYYENHIGKPSDRTRQLGKLTAKYVKALQDKYDENLVKSVMSLISGEPEIKENTQSGAVAAWTVSEVEQYCHLYQQLQGQFPDEKEFEKEWKNATDKKKLLDDKTKVKLFREALQNGQDIALSGRMATSGIMTIVDASLAVAHAITTHTVDTDIDWFTAVDDLNQETGETGSAHLDTTEFSSGVFYRYASLNLRQLQENLGDLDRKQALDIASHVLHMLATVVPSAKQNAFAAFNLADFALVSFSDQPISLANAFENPVKAKKEGLMKPSIEALLNYHKSISSAYGIQNDIQSFFSTIDCELKHKNEEAKTETNEESKTETKIPKMSKLSELEEWIKNDGKKLGNEPCKNI; this comes from the coding sequence ATGGATGAAAAGAATTACGTCAACTACCACATTTTGATTTCGCACAGTCCATCCAATCTTAACCGGGATGACATGAACATGCAAAAAACCGCTGTATTTGGCGGAGTAAAAAGAACTCGAATATCCAGTCAGAGTTTGAAGAGGGCTATGAGACATTCAGACTACTATGAAAACCACATTGGAAAGCCAAGTGATCGAACCAGGCAATTAGGAAAATTAACAGCAAAGTACGTAAAAGCTTTGCAAGACAAATATGATGAAAACTTGGTAAAATCTGTCATGTCGCTGATTTCTGGTGAACCGGAGATCAAAGAGAACACTCAGTCTGGTGCAGTCGCAGCATGGACTGTGTCTGAAGTGGAACAATACTGCCATTTATATCAACAATTGCAGGGACAATTCCCGGACGAGAAGGAATTTGAAAAAGAATGGAAAAATGCAACAGATAAAAAGAAGCTTCTGGATGATAAGACAAAAGTCAAGCTGTTCCGTGAAGCATTACAAAATGGTCAGGACATTGCCTTATCCGGAAGAATGGCTACTTCAGGGATAATGACTATTGTAGATGCTTCTCTTGCAGTTGCACATGCAATCACAACACACACAGTAGATACCGACATAGATTGGTTCACTGCAGTTGATGATCTGAACCAGGAAACTGGAGAAACCGGTTCTGCTCACTTGGATACAACCGAATTCAGCTCGGGTGTGTTCTATCGTTATGCGAGCTTAAATCTCAGACAACTTCAAGAAAATCTAGGCGATTTAGACCGCAAACAGGCATTAGATATTGCTTCACACGTCCTGCACATGCTGGCAACGGTCGTACCATCTGCCAAACAGAATGCTTTTGCAGCTTTTAATCTTGCGGACTTTGCACTTGTTAGTTTTAGTGACCAACCAATCTCACTAGCAAATGCCTTCGAAAATCCTGTTAAGGCTAAAAAAGAAGGACTCATGAAACCATCAATTGAGGCCTTATTGAATTATCATAAGTCCATTTCAAGTGCTTATGGAATACAAAATGATATACAGTCTTTTTTTAGTACGATAGATTGTGAATTGAAACATAAAAATGAAGAGGCTAAGACCGAAACAAATGAAGAGTCTAAAACCGAGACTAAAATACCAAAAATGTCTAAACTTTCGGAATTAGAAGAATGGATAAAAAATGATGGTAAAAAATTGGGAAATGAGCCATGCAAGAATATTTGA